A stretch of Orientia tsutsugamushi DNA encodes these proteins:
- a CDS encoding cold-shock protein produces MATGIVKWYNSVKGYGFIQPSEKVKDGGKMEDVFVHATAVVAAGVADLKEGQRVSFQIGSQKGRIYATNLVLD; encoded by the coding sequence ATGGCAACAGGTATAGTAAAGTGGTATAATTCTGTCAAGGGGTATGGATTCATTCAGCCTTCAGAAAAGGTTAAAGATGGCGGAAAAATGGAAGATGTTTTTGTGCATGCTACTGCAGTAGTAGCAGCTGGAGTAGCTGATCTCAAGGAAGGGCAAAGAGTAAGTTTTCAGATAGGATCTCAAAAAGGTAGAATTTATGCTACAAATTTAGTGCTAGACTAA
- a CDS encoding IS982 family transposase, which produces MKKCIITVYYLIDNFCKIYQDWERKRLIPSSNQRNRDGKLSLAELLTITIYFYLSPCKDFKNYYLYYLRYKYKEYFCLPSYSTIIQLLPRMLLPLAVLMHYLKGEETGIYYIDSTKLAICHNKRISSNRVFNRFSKIGKSSYGWFLGFKLHLIINNKGEIMSVKITKGNKSDLSVASVISKGLSGKLFGDKAYISKELFHQLFSNGLRLFTNLRKDMKTYLLDIDDKLLLNKRSLIESVFNVLKKHMHLEHTRHRSHINFFVHIIASLASYSISKLNPYLISSSFSSNHLS; this is translated from the coding sequence ATGAAAAAATGTATTATAACAGTATACTATTTAATAGATAATTTTTGCAAGATATATCAAGACTGGGAAAGAAAGAGATTAATACCAAGTAGTAATCAAAGGAACAGAGATGGAAAGTTGTCCTTAGCTGAGTTATTAACAATAACGATATATTTTTATTTATCTCCATGCAAGGATTTTAAAAATTATTATCTATATTACTTGCGTTATAAGTATAAAGAATACTTTTGTTTACCAAGCTATAGTACGATAATACAACTATTACCTAGAATGTTGCTACCATTAGCCGTATTAATGCATTATCTGAAAGGAGAAGAGACTGGTATATATTACATCGATTCTACAAAGTTAGCAATTTGTCATAACAAACGTATTTCCAGCAATAGAGTTTTTAACAGATTTTCTAAAATTGGTAAGAGTAGCTATGGCTGGTTCTTAGGTTTTAAGCTGCATCTCATAATTAATAATAAAGGTGAAATAATGTCAGTTAAAATTACTAAAGGCAATAAAAGCGATCTATCTGTAGCTTCAGTTATTTCTAAAGGCTTATCTGGTAAATTGTTTGGTGATAAAGCTTACATATCTAAAGAGTTATTTCATCAACTCTTCTCCAATGGTCTACGTTTATTTACTAATCTTCGTAAAGATATGAAAACATATTTATTGGACATAGATGATAAGCTTTTATTAAATAAACGTTCCTTAATTGAGTCTGTCTTTAATGTACTAAAAAAACACATGCATTTAGAGCATACTCGACATCGCTCTCATATTAACTTCTTTGTTCATATAATTGCTTCTCTTGCTAGTTATTCCATCTCCAAACTTAATCCCTATCTTATCTCTTCTTCTTTCTCTTCTAATCACTTATCCTAA
- the fusA gene encoding elongation factor G gives MSENHKLSYVRNIGIGAHIDAGKTTTTERILYYTGVSYSIGEVHDGTTVMDYMKQERDRGITIQSAATTCHWIKKDDCAEQASQKEQEYKINIIDTPGHVDFTIEVGRALRVLDGMIAVFDGVAGVEPQSETVWRQADKYAVPRICFVNKMDRMGADFFRCVQMMKDRLGTKPLVIQLPIGIEDTFKGVIDLVKMKAIVWSNEDLGAKYEYHSIPNDMQAMVDDYRHQLLETVVEVDEEIFNSYVSNEDLSEEDIRKCIRKGAISGLFVPVLCGSAFKNKGVQTLLDAVVDYLPSPNDVNSIKAVDVKTEQEISRKVSVDEQFSALAFKVINDPFVGSLTFIRIYSGKLQTGSTVINTTKNQKERISRMLLMHANNRKDIKEAVAGDIVALTGLKSTTTGDTICSLDSQIILEKIEFPKPVIELAVEPKTPADQEKISAALVKLAAEDPSLVFTVDSETNQMVIKGMGELHLEIIIDRMKEEFKVEANVGAPRVAYRETITQSYTVDYTHKKQTGGAGQFARVKIIFEPLEAGAGFQFESKIVGGAIPKEFIPGVEKGLEEIKESGVVAGYPTIDFKATLIDGSFHEVDSSVLAFEIAAKNAFKEGITKAGPKLLGPIMKVEVISPNEYMGDIIGDLNSRSGVIQSMEPRGNTQIINAYVPLGQMFGYVSTLRSLSQGRAQYSMVFSHYEQVSRSIAEKIQAKDKK, from the coding sequence ATGTCAGAAAATCATAAGTTATCTTACGTAAGAAATATTGGAATTGGCGCACACATCGATGCTGGAAAAACAACAACTACTGAACGAATTTTATATTATACTGGGGTTTCATATAGCATAGGAGAAGTTCATGATGGTACTACTGTCATGGACTATATGAAGCAAGAAAGGGATAGAGGAATTACTATACAATCTGCTGCAACAACTTGTCATTGGATAAAAAAAGATGACTGTGCAGAACAAGCAAGTCAAAAAGAGCAAGAATATAAAATTAATATTATTGATACTCCTGGACACGTAGATTTTACTATTGAAGTAGGGCGTGCGTTGCGTGTGCTAGATGGCATGATTGCTGTGTTTGATGGTGTGGCAGGAGTAGAGCCTCAATCTGAGACTGTATGGCGTCAAGCAGATAAATATGCTGTTCCTAGAATCTGCTTTGTAAACAAGATGGATAGAATGGGAGCAGATTTTTTTCGATGTGTTCAGATGATGAAGGATCGTCTAGGTACTAAGCCATTAGTGATACAGTTACCTATTGGAATTGAAGACACTTTTAAGGGTGTAATTGATTTAGTAAAAATGAAAGCTATAGTTTGGAGTAATGAGGATCTAGGAGCAAAATATGAGTACCATAGTATTCCTAATGATATGCAAGCTATGGTGGACGATTATAGGCATCAATTGTTAGAAACAGTAGTGGAAGTTGATGAAGAAATATTTAATTCCTACGTTTCAAATGAAGATTTGTCTGAAGAAGATATTAGAAAATGCATTAGAAAGGGTGCAATATCTGGACTATTTGTTCCTGTACTTTGTGGTAGCGCATTTAAGAATAAGGGTGTTCAGACTTTACTAGATGCAGTAGTAGATTATCTACCTTCTCCTAACGATGTGAATAGTATTAAAGCTGTTGATGTTAAAACAGAACAAGAAATTAGTAGAAAAGTAAGTGTCGATGAACAATTTTCTGCATTAGCTTTTAAGGTCATTAATGATCCTTTTGTAGGATCATTAACGTTTATTCGAATATATTCAGGAAAGTTGCAAACAGGAAGCACTGTTATTAATACTACTAAAAATCAGAAAGAGCGTATCAGCCGTATGCTATTGATGCATGCCAATAATCGCAAAGATATTAAGGAAGCTGTAGCAGGAGATATAGTTGCACTAACTGGTCTAAAAAGCACAACAACTGGAGATACTATTTGTTCTTTAGATAGTCAAATTATTTTAGAAAAAATAGAATTTCCTAAGCCTGTTATTGAGCTTGCTGTTGAACCAAAAACTCCAGCAGATCAAGAAAAAATATCAGCCGCTTTAGTAAAATTAGCAGCTGAAGATCCTTCATTAGTTTTTACTGTAGATTCTGAAACGAATCAAATGGTAATTAAAGGTATGGGGGAGCTACATCTTGAGATTATTATTGATCGTATGAAGGAGGAGTTTAAAGTTGAGGCTAATGTTGGAGCACCAAGAGTAGCATATAGAGAAACTATTACTCAATCTTATACAGTGGATTACACACATAAAAAGCAAACTGGAGGCGCTGGCCAATTTGCACGTGTCAAGATTATTTTTGAGCCTTTAGAGGCTGGGGCAGGATTTCAATTTGAAAGTAAGATTGTTGGAGGAGCTATTCCTAAGGAATTTATTCCTGGTGTAGAAAAAGGATTAGAAGAAATCAAAGAATCTGGTGTTGTAGCTGGTTATCCTACAATAGATTTTAAGGCTACATTAATTGATGGTAGTTTTCATGAGGTTGATTCTAGTGTATTAGCATTTGAAATTGCTGCTAAAAATGCATTTAAGGAAGGAATAACAAAAGCTGGCCCTAAGTTACTTGGCCCTATTATGAAAGTAGAAGTGATTTCTCCAAATGAATATATGGGAGACATTATTGGTGATCTTAATAGTAGATCAGGCGTAATTCAAAGCATGGAGCCTAGAGGTAATACTCAAATTATTAATGCTTATGTACCGCTTGGACAAATGTTTGGATATGTTAGTACTTTGAGATCTTTATCTCAAGGAAGAGCTCAATATAGCATGGTATTTTCTCACTATGAGCAAGTGTCTCGAAGTATAGCAGAAAAAATTCAGGCTAAAGATAAAAAATAA
- the trbC gene encoding type-F conjugative transfer system pilin assembly protein TrbC yields the protein MVIRVMMLMVLLFVNNANAFFLDKQKTFIFVSFSMSDEALKSYFAESQKAGAQLIMRGLINNSFTQTKNKTMELDISFDIDPSLFEQYKIDVVPVIVIDDKKRGLTKKLTGHIPLAIAIEIMNENT from the coding sequence ATGGTTATACGAGTAATGATGTTGATGGTTTTATTATTTGTTAATAATGCTAATGCTTTTTTTTTGGACAAGCAAAAAACTTTTATTTTTGTCTCATTTTCAATGAGTGATGAGGCTTTAAAAAGCTATTTCGCTGAGTCTCAAAAGGCTGGAGCTCAATTGATTATGCGTGGGTTAATTAATAACTCATTTACACAAACAAAGAATAAAACTATGGAGCTTGATATTAGCTTCGATATAGATCCTAGCTTGTTTGAACAATATAAAATTGATGTTGTACCAGTGATAGTAATAGATGATAAAAAAAGAGGATTAACCAAGAAATTAACTGGCCATATTCCTTTAGCAATAGCAATAGAAATTATGAATGAGAATACTTAA
- a CDS encoding S1 RNA-binding domain-containing protein, producing MTQVNLKQRFIPTISSKSIVQDNFDELFNKITNEQVKVGTVVKGKVVEIDDEVVIVDIKLKNEGRIPLSEFKLASDVPLPQIGDLVDVYVEKIEGRNGCTVLSREKALREEAWSVLEEAQKNGSLVDGVIFGKVKGGFTVDLSGVVAFLPGSQVDVRRPIKNITPLMNIVQPFQILKMDKKLGNIVVSRRAVLEEARAGIRQEVLSKIHVGMILNGVVKSIVYYGAFIELTGSDELTFDVKVDGLLHSINILWRKINHPGEELQIGQQVRVVVIGIDISTGQISLGMKQLSANPWDDIENSLQIGDIKVGKVKSIAEYGAFIEVTKDLEGLCHSGHLGWEKINQNPKKSLTIGQEVVFKILDIDKERHRISLSLKLCKPNPWEVLAEKYQVGTVIRAPLRNITNFGMFVALSVTTNAVKYEIDGKEYEIGEMTYQIDGMIHESDILKHGDTNSNSLKNYTKGDEIECMVLAVDVEKERINLGIKQLADYKR from the coding sequence ATGACACAAGTAAATCTAAAACAAAGATTCATTCCTACTATTTCTAGTAAATCTATAGTTCAAGATAATTTTGATGAACTATTTAATAAAATAACTAATGAGCAAGTAAAAGTTGGTACTGTTGTTAAGGGCAAGGTGGTAGAGATAGATGATGAAGTTGTTATAGTAGATATTAAATTAAAAAATGAAGGTAGAATTCCTCTATCAGAATTTAAGCTTGCTAGCGATGTTCCTCTGCCTCAGATAGGAGATCTAGTTGATGTATATGTTGAAAAAATCGAAGGTCGTAATGGTTGCACAGTTTTAAGCCGTGAAAAAGCTTTAAGAGAAGAAGCTTGGTCTGTACTTGAGGAAGCGCAAAAAAATGGCTCACTAGTAGATGGTGTTATCTTTGGTAAGGTAAAAGGCGGTTTTACTGTAGATCTTTCTGGCGTTGTTGCATTTTTGCCTGGAAGTCAAGTTGACGTGCGGCGTCCTATTAAGAATATTACTCCATTAATGAATATAGTACAGCCGTTTCAAATTTTAAAAATGGATAAGAAGCTAGGTAATATTGTAGTATCAAGACGAGCTGTTTTAGAGGAGGCTAGGGCTGGAATACGACAAGAGGTATTATCTAAAATACATGTTGGCATGATACTAAATGGAGTTGTAAAGAGTATCGTTTATTATGGAGCGTTTATTGAGCTTACTGGATCTGATGAGTTAACATTTGATGTAAAAGTAGATGGATTATTGCACTCTATAAATATTTTATGGCGTAAGATTAATCATCCTGGTGAAGAGTTACAGATTGGCCAGCAAGTAAGAGTTGTAGTTATTGGTATTGATATATCAACTGGTCAAATTTCACTTGGCATGAAGCAATTAAGTGCTAATCCGTGGGATGACATTGAAAATAGCCTGCAAATAGGAGATATTAAAGTTGGCAAGGTAAAAAGTATTGCAGAATATGGTGCATTTATTGAGGTAACCAAAGATCTAGAGGGATTATGTCATTCAGGACATCTTGGTTGGGAAAAAATCAATCAAAATCCTAAAAAATCATTAACTATTGGTCAAGAAGTTGTATTTAAAATCTTGGATATTGATAAAGAAAGACATAGAATTTCATTAAGCTTAAAGTTATGTAAGCCTAATCCATGGGAGGTTTTAGCTGAAAAATATCAAGTTGGAACTGTGATTAGAGCTCCGTTACGTAATATAACTAATTTTGGAATGTTTGTAGCGTTGTCTGTTACTACTAATGCAGTAAAATATGAAATTGATGGTAAGGAATATGAAATTGGTGAAATGACCTATCAAATAGATGGAATGATACATGAATCTGATATTCTTAAACATGGAGATACAAATAGCAATTCACTAAAAAATTATACTAAGGGTGATGAAATAGAGTGTATGGTTCTTGCAGTTGATGTAGAAAAGGAAAGAATTAATTTAGGCATTAAACAACTAGCGGATTATAAAAGATAA
- a CDS encoding tetratricopeptide repeat protein has translation MKFVKYITAVLLLTLLNTTIAAKRNNNQPIQQKLIRDKAMLAEKHFNVGISFLELNKYQEAMKNFDLAIKYKPNQADAYHNKGVSLAELGQYQEAIKNFDLAIKYKPDYAEAYYNKGVSLYELGQQQKAIKNFDLAIKYKPNHAEAYHNKGLCLAELRQHQEAIKNFDLAIKYNPNHAKAYYIKGVCLDELGQHQEALENFDLAIKYDPNYEKA, from the coding sequence ATGAAATTTGTAAAATATATAACAGCTGTTTTATTATTAACACTGTTAAATACAACCATTGCAGCAAAACGAAACAATAATCAACCTATACAACAGAAATTAATTCGGGATAAAGCTATGTTAGCAGAAAAACATTTTAATGTTGGAATTTCATTTCTTGAGTTAAACAAATATCAAGAAGCAATGAAAAATTTTGATTTAGCTATTAAGTACAAACCTAATCAGGCAGATGCTTATCATAATAAAGGAGTTTCTTTAGCTGAATTAGGACAATACCAAGAAGCAATTAAAAATTTCGATTTAGCTATTAAATATAAGCCTGATTATGCAGAAGCTTATTATAATAAAGGAGTTTCTTTATATGAATTAGGACAACAGCAAAAAGCAATTAAAAATTTCGATTTAGCTATTAAATATAAACCTAATCACGCAGAAGCTTATCATAATAAAGGACTTTGTTTAGCTGAATTAAGACAACACCAAGAAGCAATTAAAAATTTCGATTTAGCTATTAAGTATAATCCTAATCATGCAAAAGCTTATTATATAAAAGGAGTTTGTTTAGATGAATTAGGACAACACCAAGAAGCACTAGAAAATTTTGATTTAGCTATTAAATATGATCCTAACTATGAAAAAGCTTAA
- a CDS encoding ankyrin repeat domain-containing protein, whose protein sequence is MNNYLRLRAHLLYVTTRSSFSPVNNHPLLYAAKHNYLDVVKHLIEHGVDINTQNLRGSTALHIAAYNGNIQMAMFLLANHAEVDTQNAYSSTAIYYAAEQSNVEMVRLLLSYGANPNLQCYFNQTPFERAWLKYIDNPELHFEMMKLLVTNIVKTEYCNTVDTNLSGFIHNKGLINESEQLKELEQQCHNEIKQMCSISVGSSCLSFFDIFVLQKDINTLARCANNPDIVKCQNRFLMYSSCIEKSIEKGKARAKLLQEASESMDEIFESNQDASQKSQTSWSHLPPEVRLMILENLGNDDLTKLQHNEEAAAEAEAQVEGAYAIYEGE, encoded by the coding sequence ATGAATAATTATTTACGGCTTCGCGCTCACCTACTATATGTTACTACAAGAAGTAGTTTTAGTCCTGTAAATAATCATCCTTTACTTTATGCTGCTAAACACAACTACCTAGATGTAGTAAAGCATCTGATAGAACATGGTGTAGATATCAATACACAAAATCTACGTGGAAGCACTGCATTACATATTGCTGCTTATAACGGCAACATACAAATGGCAATGTTTTTGTTAGCTAATCATGCTGAGGTAGATACACAAAATGCATATAGCAGTACTGCTATATATTATGCTGCTGAACAAAGTAACGTTGAGATGGTAAGGCTTTTATTAAGTTATGGAGCTAATCCTAATTTGCAATGCTACTTTAATCAAACTCCTTTTGAAAGAGCTTGGCTCAAATATATTGATAATCCGGAGCTACATTTCGAAATGATGAAATTATTAGTTACTAACATTGTTAAGACAGAATATTGTAACACTGTAGATACTAATTTATCAGGTTTTATACACAATAAAGGGCTTATTAATGAATCAGAACAGCTAAAGGAACTTGAACAGCAATGTCATAACGAAATAAAACAAATGTGCTCTATCTCTGTTGGCAGCAGTTGTCTATCTTTTTTTGATATATTTGTACTGCAAAAAGATATAAATACGCTAGCAAGATGTGCTAATAATCCTGATATTGTAAAGTGTCAGAATAGATTTCTCATGTACTCTTCCTGTATTGAAAAATCTATTGAGAAAGGGAAAGCAAGAGCTAAGCTACTACAAGAAGCATCTGAATCAATGGATGAGATATTTGAATCCAATCAGGATGCTTCTCAAAAAAGTCAGACATCTTGGTCTCATTTGCCACCAGAAGTAAGGCTTATGATATTAGAGAATTTAGGTAATGACGATTTAACAAAACTTCAACACAATGAGGAAGCAGCAGCTGAGGCTGAAGCTCAAGTTGAAGGAGCATATGCTATATATGAGGGAGAGTAG